A window of the Brassica oleracea var. oleracea cultivar TO1000 chromosome C1, BOL, whole genome shotgun sequence genome harbors these coding sequences:
- the LOC106297438 gene encoding uncharacterized protein LOC106297438, which translates to MGGSMGFLGKGVPPTQMMNMVMGSLYKQFTKKAINNFDDFHVAVLDIFNNFNSALPGRHFDLPTPDEIKACFLGWKEAKDEEEKKKVFTEFIAKKVKPSKLDDVTMITGIASPPAAMAAKRAGENVPQLKFIKLIPDVIFVPTVTILAIVSAKLSRRMYLK; encoded by the exons ATGGGAGGTTCAATGGGCTTTCTCGGAAAAG GGGTACCACCGACGCAGATGATGAATATGGTTATGGGTTCACTCTACAAACAATTCACCAAGAAAGCTATCAACAACTTTGACGACTTCCACGTTGCTGTTTTAGACATCTTCAA CAACTTCAACTCGGCTTTACCAGGCCGACACTTTGATCTCCCAACACCTGACGAAATAAAG GCATGTTTCTTGGGGTGGAAGGAAGCTAAAGACGAGGAAGAGAAGAAGAAAGTGTTCACAGAGTTCATTGCAAAGAAAGTGAAGCCAAGTAAACTGGATGACGTCACTATGATCACCGGAATAGCATCTCCTCCGGCGGCTATGGCGGCTAAGAGAGCAGGAGAGAATGTTCCTCAGCTAAAGTTCATCAAACTTATACCTGATGTTATATTCGTCCCTACGGTCACCATTTTGGCCATTGTCTCTGCTAAACTCTCAAGAAGAATGTATTTGAAATAA
- the LOC106294073 gene encoding uncharacterized protein LOC106294073 yields the protein MVIVITSGVALVVHIFVNFGFLCSFSNLELAGHGGSMHSSYLLTPLVVVVRSLGPVSPSKLSQDFGNSDKKIDVVSLSICMSIHGLELMIPIALLPGTGDSHSFVS from the exons ATG GTGATTGTAATAACATCTGGAGTGGCACTTGTAGTTCACATATTTGTGAATTTTGGCTTTTTATGTTCGTTCTCAAACTTGGAGTTAGCGGGGCATGGTGGTTCAATGCACTCATCTTATTTACTAACACCACTTGTGGTGGTTGTCCGCTCACTTGGACCAGTTTCTCCATCGAAGCTTTCACAGGACTTTGGGAATTCG GATAAAAAAATTGATGTCGTCTCCCTGTCTATATG CATGTCGATACATGGACTGGAGCTGATGATTCCAATTGCTTTACTGCCCGGGACCGGGGATAGCCATTCTTTCGTATCATGA
- the LOC106328596 gene encoding uncharacterized protein LOC106328596: MLNKRRIARAGRQIPELDLFYERNKKQSLSTEANKKRQPKEEEARVRASPLLSSRRHGRFNGLSRKRLCVSLNNQSINNFDDFHVAVLDIFNKFNSALPGRHFDFPTPDKINVCFTRWKEAKDKEEKVFTEFIAKKVKPGKLDDVTMITGIASPPAAMAAKRAGENVPQLKFIKLIPDVIFVPMITILAIVSAKLSRRMYLK; the protein is encoded by the exons ATGCTCAACAAGAGGAGGATTGCGAGAGCAGGAAGACAAATTCCAGAATTGGATCTCTTCTACGAGAGAAACAAGAAGCAATCTCTTTCAACCGAGGCAAACAAGAAGAGGCAGCCTAAGGAAGAAGAAGCTAGAGTGCGTGCATCCCCTTT ACTATCTTCTAGACGACATGGGAGGTTCAATGGGCTTTCTCGGAAAAGGCTTTGCGTTTCTTTAAACAATCAATCTATCAACAACTTCGACGATTTCCACGTCGCTGTTTTAGACATTTTCAA CAAATTCAACTCGGCATTACCAGGCCGACACTTTGATTTCCCGACCCCTGACAAAATAAAT GTTTGTTTCACGCGGTGGAAAGAAGCAAAAGACAAAGAAGAGAAAGTGTTCACAGAGTTCATTGCAAAGAAAGTGAAGCCAGGTAAACTCGATGACGTCACTATGATCACCGGAATAGCATCACCTCCGGCGGCTATGGCAGCTAAGAGAGCAGGAGAGAATGTTCCTCAGCTAAAGTTCATCAAACTTATACCTGATGTTATATTCGTCCCTATGATCACCATTTTGGCCATTGTCTCTGCCAAACTCTCAAGAAGAATGTATTTGAAATAA
- the LOC106342880 gene encoding uncharacterized protein LOC106342880 has product MELKESKNDDEEVVVDILECNDEDTDDDDDVCSSSSSSSFSGTVSERDETEETACNDQEADSIMCTDPLWVRKKKLTDHWRRFIHPITWRCKWLELKVRELQNQAGKYDKELQESCQAKQIELENLRSEEVGSLLQCRTQRTRVKKRRKRKRVEEEEASDVSSYTFNHNLFSYYENRRSFGDVALSDKKNKNSKEEEAVFSEETLLLEFGEGDAFLEQMLLKIEAVKVEALNLKNRVDKVVNENPCRFSLEQQKQPLLVTKNEDDSEEKTVKSASVSEDDDETTDILLSEMMQREGKAIVPNKKLLKTEQTSVEEGPSRPVRNRKPRNLEVKEETKTKRRRVSKEKPKSNVTKRPNKKRKRGKRRSGSSGSRRRS; this is encoded by the exons ATGGAGTTGAAGGAATCGAAGAATGATGATGAAGAGGTTGTTGTTGATATATTGGAATGCAATGATGAGGACACTGATGATGATGATGATGTGTGCTCTTCTTCTTCTAGCTCCTCCTTTAGTGGAACTGTTTCTGAACGTGATGAGACTGAGGAAACAGCTTGTAATGATCAAGAAGCTGACTCCATCATGTGTACTGATCCTTTGTGGGTGAG AAAGAAGAAGCTGACTGATCACTGGAGGAGGTTCATACACCCTATAACGTGGCGTTGCAAGTGGCTTGAACTCAAAGTCAGAGAGCTTCAGAACCAAGCAGGGAAGTACGACAAAGAACTCCAAGAATCTTGCCAAGCCAAGCAGATAGAGTTGGAAAATCTCAGATCAGAAGAAGTTGGATCTCTTCTTCAGTGTCGTACTCAGAGAACCAGAGTCAAGAAGAGGAGAAAGAGAAAGCGAGTTGAAGAAGAAGAAGCCTCAGATGTTTCTTCCTATACGTTTAACCATAACCTCTTCTCTTATTACG AAAACCGAAGATCTTTTGGCGATGTTGCTCTCAGTGATAAAAAGAATAAGAACTCTAAGGAGGAAGAGGCAGTTTTCTCTGAGGAGACATTGCTTCTTGAGTTTGGGGAAGGTGATGCGTTCTTGGAACAGATGCTTTTGAAGATTGAAGCAGTAAAGGTGGAAGCTCTTAACTTGAAGAACAGAGTAGACAAGGTGGTGAATGAGAATCCATGTAGGTTCTCTTTGGAGCAACAAAAGCAGCCCCTTTTGGTTACTAAAAACGAAGATGATTCCGAAGAAAAGACAGTTAAGTCTGCTTCAGTTTCTGAAGATGATGACGAGACAACAGATATCTTATTGTCTGAAATGATGCAAAGGGAAGGGAAAGCTATTGTTCCTAATAAGAAGCTACTGAAGACAGAACAAACTTCAGTTGAGGAAGGTCCATCAAGACCG GTAAGGAACAGGAAGCCACGCAATCTTGAGGTAAAGGAAGAGACTAAAACAAAGAGACGTAGAGTTTCAAAAGAGAAGCCAAAGTCAAATGTTACCAAGCGTCCCAACAAGAAGAGAAAGCGAGGGAAAAGAAGGTCAGGCTCTTCTGGATCAAGAAGAAGATCCTAA
- the LOC106328607 gene encoding uncharacterized protein LOC106328607: MDSSGAVVIHFDHGGDRHISTLVIKGRYEEITYSHLVDRICKKMNIDVAATKLQLSYFPLVVDNKRPCYILDDEDVLGYLMEVDKKNRRSVLHVELSEIISENQSNKHFSMNDEIMSDARANYGMVEVEELAIVPQKQSDGYDHEKSNGEGDEMDDREELAAVTPVEETVVNVEWDDGIDMSMDQEFATKKEVRDLVDRGVHSNCFEVDILKSNPVLYLLKCRGVGCRWYLRAAKLKNSAFFTIRKYRKMHTCFRGEGSIIKRGKRGTPSLVASVVHADYPGQFKTPDPNTIINLVKNKLGVKVSYSTALRGKHQAVSDLRGNPEESFARLPSYLYMLEKMNPDTITRLVVDETNQFKYMFFALGACIEGFKAMRKVIIMDGTHLKDDPQLVFCTDRNQSIIKKVHEVYPLAIHGYCNYHLSNNVSGACSNVNKKGVAKKFRKIAGMYTEIEFRKCYNDFRSTYPQAAAYLDDSVHETKWARCKFPGERYNIDTTNTVESINGVLKEPRKYALLPMIDVVVGKIVEWFNKYQQLSLRVPERQILVPYVHGIWHHNYPKAKKLEVRELNRFERHYNVIGKDSVDIDRYPCVHALAAIMARGEMAEHYCSRYYWMEQWTLAYYRTVYPVPHHSSWESYKIPEEIRSQVVFPPYVEKKKGRLQVTRFPSAGEYRRKKKKKYPPLVGENDGSDSDESSSEGSRSKGSGDEGGDNERSGHDGNENNE, encoded by the exons ATGGATAGTAGTGGAGCTGTGGTGATACATTTTGATCATGGTGGAGACCGGCATATTTCTACATTAGTGATAAAAGGAAGATATGAGGAGATTACTTATTCTCATTTGGTTGATAGAATATGTAAGAAAATGAATATCGATGTAGCTGCGACAAAGCTTCAATTGAGTTACTTTCCTCTGGTCGTGGATAATAAGAGGCCTTGTTATATTTTGGATGATGAAGATGTTTTAGGATATTTAATGGAGGTAGACAAGAAAAACCGGCGTAGTGTCTTGCATGTGGAGCTTTCCGAAATCATCTCAGAAAATCAGAGTAACAAGCATTTTTCTATGAATGATGAAATTATGAGTGATGCCAGAGCTAATTATGGTATGGTTGAAGTTGAGGAGTTGGCAATTGTTCCTCAAAAACAATCAGATGGGTACGACCATGAGAAAAGCAATGGAGAGGGTGATGAAATGGATGATAGGGAGGAGTTGGCAGCTGTTACACCAGTTGAAGAAACAGTTGTCAATGTTGAGTGGGATGATGGTATTGATATGAGTATGGATCAAGAATTTGCAACTAAGAAGGAAGTGAGGGATTTAGTGGACAGAGGAGTGCATTCGAATTGTTTTGAGGTTGATATATTGAAGTCGAATCCTGTTCTTTACTTATTGAAATGTCGTGGGGTTGGATGCAGATGGTATTTACGAGCTGCAAAGCTGAAAAACTCGGCATTTTTCACTATCAGAAAGTATAGAAAGATGCATACGTGTTTTCGGGGAGAGGGAAGTATAATCAAAAGGGGGAAAAGAGGCACACCAAGCTTGGTCGCATCAGTGGTGCACGCTGATTATCCAGGCCAATTCAAGACTCCAGATCCAAATACTATCATAAATTTGGTGAAAAACAAACTAGGAGTCAAGGTTTCATATTCTACGGCTTTGAGAGGGAAACACCAAGCTGTCAGTGATCTGCGTGGTAACCCTGAGGAGAGTTTTGCTAGACTGCCATCTTACTTGTACATGTTAGAAAAGATGAATCCTGATACCATTACACGATTAGTAGTGGATGAGACTAATCAGTTTAAGTATATGTTCTTTGCGCTCGGAGCTTGCATCGAAGGGTTTAAGGCGATGAGAAAAGTGATAATAATGGATGGAACTCACCTAAAGG ATGATCCCCAGCTTGTATTTTGTACTGATAGAAACCAAAGCATCATCAAGAAAGTACACGAGGTGTACCCATTGGCAATTCATGGATATTGCAATTATCACTTGTCTAATAATGTCAGCGGAGCATGCAGCAATGTTAACAAGAAAGGGGTTGCCAAAAAGTTCAGAAAAATTGCTGGTATGTACACAGAGATAGAGTTCAGAAAGTGCTACAATGATTTCAGGAGCACGTATCCTCAGGCCGCCGCTTATCTAGATGACAGTGTTCATGAGACCAAATGGGCAAGATGTAAATTTCCGGGAGAAAGGTACAACATAGATACAACCAACACTGTTGAATCTATCAATGGTGTTTTAAAAGAACCAAGGAAATATGCGTTGTTGCCAATGATTGATGTGGTGGTGGGGAAGATTGTAGAATGGTTTAACAAATATCAACAGTTATCTTTGCGTGTACCAGAGAGGCAGATACTAGTCCCGTACGTGCATGGGATATGGCATCACAATTATCCGAAGGCAAAAAAGCTCGAGGTGAGGGAGCTAAACAGATTTGAACGTCACTACAATGTGATTGGGAAGGACA GTGTTGATATTGACCGGTATCCTTGTGTGCATGCACTTGCTGCCATCATGGCGCGTGGAGAAATGGCTGAACATTATTGTTCTAGGTATTACTGGATGGAGCAGTGGACTTTGGCATATTACAGGACAGTATATCCAGTGCCTCATCATTCTTCATGGGAGAGTTATAAAATTCCTGAAGAAATCCGATCTCAGGTTGTCTTCCCTCCTTATGTTGAAAAAAAGAAAGGAAGACTACAAGTTACTAGATTCCCATCTGCAGGAGAATATCGGAGGAAGAAAAAGAAGAAGTATCCACCATTGGTCGGTGAAAATGACGGAAGTGACAGCGATGAAAGTAGCAGCGAGGGAAGTCGCAGCAAAGGAAGTGGCGACGAGGGAGGTGACAACGAAAGAAGTGGTCATGATGGAAATGAGAACAATGAATGA